In Cyclopterus lumpus isolate fCycLum1 chromosome 5, fCycLum1.pri, whole genome shotgun sequence, the genomic stretch CTGACCCTTTACACAACATAACTGCACCAGTGGAGTGTGAAtacacaaagaaatatataGGGAAAGCACAGATGCAGCTCCAACCAGGAAGCATAGGACATGCTAATAAAGTTCACTTTTTCAGTATTTCTAGCTCCATGTCCGTTGTCTCTGGGTTTCTGCTGTGACACACcttagttttccttttttttttttttaaagtgggtgACTGTGTTGTGATGTTGGGGGGCAGATTAAAGCTACAAATTTAATTTTCATCTTCAAAAATATATTGAGATATTAGAGAGGTGTCCATGCAGGCTATGTGTCATAATATAAGTAAGCTGGATGATTGACGTGAAATATGTAGGTTGTCTGCTcacaaatattttattaaagtTTGTAGGGTTTTTTTTAGCCACCAAAATACATACAACTGGTGGATGATGTGCTTGTGTGAGTAcctgtgtctgcagtgtgtaaGTACTACattattgcatgtgtgtgtttgatagtctttttgttttgttttataatttgAGGAAAAGGGTGTTGCCAAGCGTGTCCAATGCTCTCTGTTTGGGTGGCTGCTGGAGGGGTTGGGGTTTACACGTACTCCCTGGTTGTGGAAGGCTGTGATTGGCGGTAATACTGCTGCCCTCGTATGTCCTCTTTAGAGCAGGAGCAGCACAGCAAGGAGCCGCCCAGGACCGTCAGACTTGCCGCCGCCCAGCCCACGAACAGGGCCGAGCCAAACTCATACCTGtgcaagtgagagagagagagggagagagagagagagagagagagagagagacaacaggtGTACAGGATTGCTGCTAGTGTCCGAGATTTTACTGGTTTCACTTCCTTCGGAGATGTTAATGTTATAAGCtccattttaaagtaaaaaacaagactTGCTGAAAGCACCTTTACCCAGAAAATATCAAAGAATATCAAACCCAgaagaaataataatgtaaacaatCTTGTATCTTAATTATTAGTTTTACTTATAAATGCACTTTTCTGACTCTCAAAAAAAGACATGATGACAGTAGTGAGTGTATACTACTGTGCATTTCCTCATTTGGAGTAGGCCATACCTCTGAGGGTATTCCCAAAATAATCTCACTACGTGTTTCAACACAATGCTCTGGCACAgattaaaagaaatgtattttacgGTTGGAGACAGGTATTCAGGGCTGctcaaaatacaaaaaggaTACTATTTTGCTGTTTTAAGTGCAACTAAATAATAGTATCTCTGATACAACTGTTGCTGCAGCTAGTCATATTCATCAACAATAATTAGGAGCTATCAGCAGCCTAGTAACTAGTAACTATTGGCAGCTATGGCTAGCCATGTGTATCAACTATAATTATGTAAACATAAGCAGCTAAAGCTATAAATGTGTATTAACTATATTAGTAACAGCAGCTAAAGAAAGATTTGTTTATCAACTATAATTAGTAACTATTAGCAGCTAAAGCTATCCATGTTTATCTACTATAATTAGGAACTATAAGCAGCTAAACCTAACCATATTTATCAACTACAATAAGGAACTATTAGCAGCTAAAGCTGTTAGTTAAGTTAacttgtgcattttattttgtgctattttttttattttattttttgcatcaAGGGCCTTGTAACATTTTCCTATAGTCATCCTTTGTATAATGACAATAAAGataattttattatattgtaatagCTAAGCTAAACATGCTATTATTTTAGGAAATGTTAACAGTTAAAGCTTTTTGAGAGCAGCTTGGCTGAATGACCATCTTGGCCAATCAGGGTGTGACAACAGTGTGACGAGCCCCCTTCCTTCGGATTTAGGAAAGGTGGAGAACTACAGGACACAGATCCTTCCTGGGTGTAAAGGATGgcagtttattttaatgtaaaaacaactGTTGCATATCCAACTTCAGACAAAATATGAGACTTCTTCAATGCTGTTACTGGACGCAAACTGGTCTGCATTACTTTGGAGGCCGACGTCTGTCAGTGTCTCTAACCTCTGCACAACCTCTTCTCAGCAGCGATTCAAACAGACATCACTCACTTTGTCTTGTTAAATGGGAAACGACTCTAAGGAAGCGGAACGTGTTCATCTATTATTAGTGCAATCATACTTTTGGTTATTTCGAAGGGCAGCTTTTAATAAGGGGGTATTGGGGGTATTTGATATGAGATCtatttaatgttgtgtttacatgatGGTATCCTGTATTCCATAGAATTAAACGCAGGTTAACCCAGTAGATTGTGACAAATCCACCGAATTAATAGTTTGGTGGTTTCAAGATTATGACAATAAACTGCCAGCATTTGCCCATTGCCTCAAAACAGTCCCATACACAGTATGTATTATGTgtaaaattattatattttacacaatattttatttcagcCGATATACGAATATGAATTTTAAGAATTTTAAATGGCACATTCATGTGTCCTTAAATTTAAAATCATTAATTTACAAAGTTGCCATGTTTTCTGAGAGCATTTAATGGGCCACGACactacgacaacaacaaaatatactATGTATGAAGTTGAGTTTGTCAGCAGTTCTTTCACATACCTGGCGTTGGGCGGTGTGTTCGGGTTGAAGAACTGATAGGACACCTGAGTGGCATACCAGGACACGGACACCAGGGTACATAGACCtgtgggggggcaggggggagaACAGATAAGTAAGCATTCACTGGAgctacaacaacacacaaacgaACTGAGATGAATCCGCATCCTATTTCCCCCCTCTGGGTTGGTGGTTTATGTCTGTGGTCAGCGACTAATGTCTTTAAAaggaccacttcctgtttacagcAAGGACTCGTAATTACAgagatgaccccccccccccccgcccacaccACTGTGCTGGTTGTCGGAGATACTGCTGTATATCTATATGATTGGTTACAAAGTAAACAGCATCAACGGAACACAGCAGAAGTCCCACCTGCAAGCAGGAAGAGAGCTCCTCCGGCCACGGCGATTCGGGTCTTGGTGACTGGGTTGTTGTCCCCCACCTTGGTGCACTTCATGCCCACCACGCTGACGATGATGCTGATGAAGCCCAGCAGCACGGACACTACCATGAGGGCTCGACATGTCTGGATGTGGACTGgataaagaaaatggaaaagggggggcagaggggagcACAGAGTGGCAATACAATAGAAGATATGGAAGaaagggaagggaggggagagggggagaaactGGTGAGGGAACATATCTTTTGAGTCCATCACTTGTAACTAAAATGCACATATCTGGACATTAAAAGTGACGATTACGAGGGTATGAAGCTGGTAGATGGGAGACCACATGTCCTGTTATCCCGGCAGGGTAATTCCTGCCCTATTTCGTTTCCAGAGGTGACTTTCTCAGGCCAGGCTCTGGGACCTTTTTAAACGACCCTGTAAATCTTCCCCAGATAATGCTGCTGTGGTTTTGCCTTCTCAAAAATCTAATGCGCCGCCCACAGGGGCCTCAGCACACACATAACTCAGTGGGAGgaacatatttacacattatttacacacacagacacacacacacacaatatctgTAGGTGGAATAGATGAAAtacacaactctctctctctctctcttttttacacacacacccacggaGGAGCTGTAGGAGGGCCTGCTTTACATGTTTCACACAGTGGGATTAGTGTGGCTTTGTCACAAAGCAAGATTGTTTTCACGGGGGCCATCGCCACAGCGATCAGACTGATGCCTCAAACCTGTTTGAGGCGACGCAAAGCGCTTAATGATACTGTCAGTGTCTTGTCTCATTTGCAGCGAGGGGATTGTTGACGCCCCAGCAGCGGAAGTAGACACGCAAAGTCCCGTGTATCCAGATTCTGATAACAGACAAAGCTGACAAATCAccaaaaggaaaacataaaaGAGCCTTTCATACAGGTTGAACAGCCAAGGTCCTTCGCATTAAAGCCGCAAACACAACGTCACTGAATAGCCTTaaacagatataaaaaaaacaacaacaatagaatAGTTTGAAGAATTCAAGGTCCACTTACAATTTTTTTTCAACTCCATTTCATGTCCTTCAAAGCTTTGTTGAAAAAAAGGTAGAGAGTGAAGCCTTGAGCTCGTGTTTTTTTGGCCAAACTTTCCAAGgtaaacaaaaatgtttcaTGGTCAACTAGAACAGAATAGAATAGAAGATAACGGCTACTCTTAGCCTACTCTGACAATACTTAAGCTTTTCAActcacagttgttgttttttcgtcAAACTATTACTACTTTAATTTCCAATTAGATTCAAATCGATAGAGTAGCTTGAGAAAAATGTTGCATTTATCCTGAGATTTCAATCACAGTGAAGTCTTCAAAACTCTGGAAAGGGGCTATTAAGAAGCTTGAGCAACAATTTTTTTTGGGTCAAAACTACGgtttccaaggtcaagaatgaTTTTTTGTGCTCCTAGAATGCGCTAGAATATAATtgtttgaccaaaaaaaacaatctaaatgaaatgtcacatttaGCTTTTTCTCTGAAGCTTTCAAATGCATCTCACCATCTTCAAAGCCCCCCAAAAGACCTAGTGACAACAATCTTTTCAGAGCTTTCAACTGCATCTCACCGTCTTCAAGTGTTTTGCAGAATCAACAGTATAATTAGAATTAGAAGAgcgtaaaataaaataaaatcgaCAAGACCTGTTTGTCGAATGACTATTTCCAATGTCAAGAATAGAATTTCACGCTACATTAGAAGAGACTTtatgtgtgagaaaaaaaaagtcactccAAAAAGAGCTCTAGGTCAACAGCCTAAGCAGGAACCTGAAGTCATCGTTTGTCATTgtgacaaaaatacacacaccaTCATTCATGGTGCAGCAGTGAAGTAGCATTTCAGAAGCTGATCTGAAGGGACTTATGATGGGCGGGGAGGATGTAACAATCTTTGAAGTCTGATTTATGGCTCCAGAGCTCCTTTTGATTGACTCTCTGTATAGTCTTCAACAGAGAGAGGTTTGATTTTCCGTTCTTTCATCCATTCTTGAGCAttcctcttttttatttctgaGGGATGTGCGGGGGTTCAGGCCGATGCTCTGACCCGTTTCAGTTGGTGACAAACCAGAAGGGCGTTCGGGGGCCTTTTGGGGTGAAGGAGAGGCTAAAAGCAGGGAGGGATGGAGGCTGgctcccccatctctctctctctctctctctctctctctctctctctctctctctctctctctctctctctctccagcgtCCAAGGTTGGCAGTGCCAGTCACAAGCTTTCAATGAGGATGTGTGCgagctggtgtgtgtgagtgtgtgtgtgtgtgtgtgtgtgcgtgtagccaCTGTAAGGTCCTATTGTGAGGTCACTTGTGACTCTTTTGTATGTAATATCGGTTTTCCCACGGACTACACAACTATGAAAATTGAACTCATATCTGACAACCGCAGCCCTTTTTAAGTTCAATTGTACCTCAAGTGCATACTTGATGTTCAAACCTAATTGTTTTACCACATATTAGTTCACATATCCTAACTGGTCAAGACTAAGCTCTTACAGTAGGTTACAGTAGGTATATATACTTGAATGTGCGTATACTGCACCAGTGCCGGTGtaacttttatatttttctcattgtcaacaaatcccatgaaaagatgAATGTATCCTACTAACAGGTATAAAGTGtgtatcttcttcctctgtgccatagcgctctattgttgtccaaaaacctttttgagccacactgttgcaccgGGTGACATTTTGCTTCATTACAATGACCACTCCCACCGCAGTATATTTTTGAATCAGTCCCACAAACACTGTCCTGCTGTCTCAAAATGCTgcaaatagtccccaacaaaatGCACTGTGTCCTACTATTTGAGAAAGATCtgctaaaaactacagtgcTCAGCTGTTTTGGGGAAATTGCTGGGCCTTTTTTCAAATATTGCTGAATTTTTATTTACTTCTTTAGGAGGAATCATTGTGCTTGGGGCCACAGACTGCATAGAGAAGTCAGAAAGTATTGGAAGGCGAACAGGTCTTTTTTATAGGATTTGTcgactataaaaaaaacatacacaccaGCCTTAAACATGAATTAATGACAATACACGGGAAGTTGAGCTGACTTGTCTCCTGGGCAGGTTATCCAACTCAATATTACCAAATACCGTGTTCTCATCTACTTAATCTATATCAGCAGGCGCAACTACACTTTTACATCAATCTACGTTACAGAACCGGAGACAAGTTGACAGACGAGAAACGTCATCTTTTTTCGTCCGGCCTAACATTAACACGAATACAAGgtttattatgttattttgtgtttccgGTTGTGAAGAGCTGTCCTATCAGCACCACCGCCAtcctgaaaatgaaaaaaacatccttCTATCAACCTGAAACACCATCTCCTTTTTTGAGCAAAACAAAATTGTGCAAACCCGCAGAGCAGGTCCAACACTTTCTTCCGCCACGGCTGCTTGGCCGCATCAGTGGAGCGCAGCCACAGTCTGGTGAACAATTACACCCTCCATCACATGCTGCCCCCGCTGCGAAAAAAGTAGCCCGTGAGAAGAGCTCCTTCAGAACTCATATCAGCGCCGGTGTTGGCTCACACCAAACGCCACCCCACATGATCGAATGCCGATCTGCTCCGTTTCATAATCTGTTTGGGGAAACACCTGGACGACCTTGTGATCGATCGAGACTCGCTCCGTGCTGCGTTCACCCAACACTGCGCAGTGTGTTTAACCCCCTGTTCAGAATAATTTCTTCACTGTGCTGTCTGCAGCCTGAATCTGCACTCACTGGGTGTGTTAATGAACAAACGGAACAATGTGCGCGTGTGGGAAAGACGGAGCGCATTCTGGGAATATCTCTGGTGTTTTAGCTCAACACTGGCCTTTTCTTCTCCGAACAGCCCCCATTCATCGGCGAAGGACAATGCGTCGTTCTTATCGCCGCGATGAGCCAAAGGAGATGGGGGGATTGGGTCGTTGCGTACTTTTTTTGATCCAGCAGCTCACCAAAATGTTTGCAAACCGCCTCTTTTTGTTGCCCTAAGGCGAGCGTGCCACAGCGGTAAGCGtaatcacagagaaaaaaaactacattgttTTATGAAAATGACTTGTGACCTGAgaaccaccccccaccccccctgtaGTCTTTCATTATAATCTGTAATAGGTTGATTTAAGCAGACAGTAGATGGATGGGTTCCTGTAATCTGCGTTCCATTAATTATGAGTCACTAGGTCCTACTCACATATTGGAGATGACAGGAGTCTCATATTCTGAGCTAATTTATGTCTGAACCCCACATTCCTGATCCCCCCTCGCCCCTGTCCCTCTCTGACCCTCACTCGCTCGCAAATTACGCTTTGTAGTTTTTAATTGAACTTAATGATTTTGCAAGATttacagctcttttttttttcttctgtttttttgcaGATGATTGATAACTACAATAGCTGTTGTGATATCATCTAAATTCGGGGAAGACAAACTGAGtgtgaggttttttttccctggaTCTTTTTGTTGAAAAGACGATTTGATAGAGAAAGCAACGTGAGAACGTTGGTCGAAGAAATCGTTTTTGGTGATGCTTTGCGAGCTGATAATTGAATTATAACTGCCTTTTCATCATCTAGCGAATGTCACTCAACCAGCTCAACCCACTGAGATGTCAGCATATTTCTTAGGTTTCAAATATGATGACACTCAAAGAAATTAGCCACGGGAAGAGGTTTTACCAAAAACAGAAGATGGGAGACAAGAGAATCAGAGAATCAGACGATGAAAGTTAATATGGTACTCACTGTCCAGCGAGAGCATGGAGTCAAAGATCTTGCACTGCACCTGTCCTGTGCTCTGCGAGGCGCAGCTCATCCACAGACCCTCGTACAGACCCACGGCGGTGATGATGGCGTCGCCAGCGTACGACGACTGCTTCCACTGGGGCAATGCGGTGGTGGAGATGATGCCGATCCAGCCACCCAATGCCAGGAAGTAACCCAACAACTGGAGACCTGAGTTAGCCATCCTTTTTGGGTTTTTTActtctcttttagctctgtccCTCTAactcctgtctgtccctcactGTTTTCCGGTCGCGATGGCTTTTTGTTCCGAGGGTGACCCTGGCGTGTTGTCCTGTCTTTGAGCAGTCCCCGTGGAAACACCTGTTGTGATCCTGTCACTTGTTTCACTAGTCTCTATCTGGTCACTCTGAGCATCTACCTTCTGCCTCTCGGCTTTAACTTTCATCTGTGTaactccccctctttctcctcgtctctcaactcttttctatttttttttttgttgctcttgAGCTCTCCACGTCAGTTGGGACGATGAGTCGAATGTCACCCCTCTGGACCTTTCCCGTCTGATTCGTTGATGTCTCTGGGGCACGGTCAAAGTGGAAGAAAACCTTTTCTTGTGGTCAGCGGTTCTGTTCATCAAGCATCGTCGCTGGGCTGCCTCACTCTCTGCATGGCTTCCACCAGTgcgttctctctctttctctcttttctctctctaactctctctctctctctctctctctctcactctgtgctGCTTGCTTACTTTCCCCCCACTACAATCTTTCCATCTGCTCCTGGCTCAAGTGGCTCAATGAGGGGTAGCATggataaacagaaaaaaaagaaaggagtaaaaagaagaaaaaaaacgtgaacACAAAAAGTCCTTAACAGGCTGACCAAGGAGGGATGGGGTAAAGGGCTCGTCTGTGATTGGACTCCTTGGTGGAGTAGGAACGCCCACTGGGAGGGAAGAGGGATGGGCTGATTGGGCAAACAATCCCTGTTTCAAACGGAtagggaaagaaaaagatgggAAAAACAGCAAGTCACAATGACCAGTTCATTAAAGGTATTTTCTTAAAAATATGTTCAAATCCGATTTGAGTTTAAATCTGCATTGCTATCACTTAATCAGACCCTCCGACACGCTGGTGTTCTAGGTCTCGCATGCATTGGTCCTTCAAAGGTTTTGCCCCGGCTGGAGGTGTGGACGAGGTGGTGGTAAAAGTGCAACAAACACACGTAAATCAGAATCGAAACAATGCCTGGCTGAAAAGGACGTGTCACAGCCAGACAGGCTCTCTGGGAATTATGGGCCGCCGAGGCAAGCCTTCCACCCCCCACATTACCATGGTGACCGGGAcaaatgaagagagagaaagagagagcgggagCTCACCCGACTGTACATCCTTGCGAGCTGCAAACGCAGACACACTACAGTCTTTGGTGTGTCTTTTTGGAGAACTTTCCCACAGTTTACGCGCCCCCATCAGCTCTGCTTCAACTCAACTCATTACGTTACCTTTAAGTCCCATTTGGACTAACCACATCGTTCCATTCTGCCAATTAGACTGTCCACGGGGTCCTCGGTCCCGGAGACATCGCAGTTTTATCACATCTGTAAGAGACATGTCTCACCCCCAccctgcacgcacgcacgcgcacacacacacacacacacacacacacacacacacacacacacacacacacacacacacagcctgtctACACAACATGTTATTGCCTTTACTCTCCAGGTTGGTCTCAAAAGACTTTGGATATATAGATTACTCATCGAACGTTTTTCTCACTTTATTCCATGTGTTAGCCGTTTGCCCTTTTGTTTGCCTTCTTCTCATCTCTCCTACCAACTGGACCATGAACTTGTTCTCCCATAacatcacaaaaacaacacaacacgtGAACATGCATGTGACCGCACTTATCCGGCACTGAGCATGTCTTTGAAAACTCctagctgcacacacacacacacacaaattcaaacACATATATGGATCGAAAGTGCGGTACATGGAGGTCTACCTCACGGGTTCATAGCATAGAAATAGAACAGAAGTAGAACAGACATGGAGCAGTTTTCCGTGGTCATTTGACTGgtacaaaagaaaatgccagTTGTTACTTGTGGTGGCAACATTTCAGAGAGGCTGTAACGTGTGGTCGCAGCTTGCTGTGAAGTGAGAGGACGTAGCTCTGAAGATGTCAGGCTAGTTAGCTAAGTAGCTTGTTCTTCTCCGGAGCGGTGGGGAATGAGGCAGAGGGACCTTAAGACCCAGCCAGCTGTTTGTATCAGTGGGCTAGCTAGCATACAGCCATGTTTTAATGTTACACTGGTTACAGAGAGTAAGTCGATCAAAGTTCTCACTCATCCGGCAATAGCAATGTGGTTTCCTACGCTGTGACAAGAGTGTGTGGATGTAGCATAAAGTTGTCTGATTTTACTCATTTACTCTTGACGCTTTGTTACGTTACTACTTTACACATTTTAGTAATTATTGCAAAACCTCAGCAAAGTGAATCTGCAACTTGCCATAAGACTTATACGGTGTTATAAGTCTAGTTTATACGGAAGTCAGCCCACTACAACTGACATATCGAAATGGCCGCCTCTCTGACCGTCCTGCTAGGTGGATTTGATCGGGAATGTCCCTTCTACTCCTTTTCTATTTCTATGGTTCAAACCAACCCTGGTTTATTAACCTCCAAGCCCTTCTCATCCACACTATTATCATAGGTGTGCATATTCCTGgggtatgtacagtatgtgtgaccGTACCTATTGTGTGCTCAGGTTTGCAGTGTCTAATGAGGGGCTTGACATATGGGGTGAGTTGTGGTCAGAGCACAGAGGTCAGCTGAGCACTGAGCACAGCTGAGGCGAGAAGAGATGAAAATGAGGCAAAGCAAGTGCGCCGGTCAGGTCAAGTGTGGTGGGTGGAGGGCCTGGGGCTTTCTGATTTTGAATCATAACAATACACTGCCATTGGTGGGGTTACAGCGGTACAAGTTCAAGCGGGACACACTCCACTCAGCAATGTTTTGAGTGTCAAACAAGCCTGTAGGCTGAGAGCAAACATAGATGTCGAAAATGCAGCATTTGACCGGATGCATAGTTTGAAGCTTACGGCCACTGACCAAATGTCTGTATTAGACGAgctgggagtgagaatgtgttgaaaCGTTACACACTTTTTATTACCCCAACCATGAGGTCACTTATCaggtaaagacaaacaaacatatgTCCTTTAGGCATATCAACAGACAACAATGCCTTGTATGTTTATTTGAAAGATGGCTCTGAAGGTTGTTCTGAGAGGACAGGTCACAAGAGCTAGCTTTTTGCTACTAGCGTACTAGCATACTTTCAGTTGGTCATGTCAAGATGGTTACCCACAAGTTgtgaaaacatgtgaaaacTCTCATGAGACTCGTTGCCCAACGACCTGTCCTAAACTTAACTAGTCAAGGTCAATGCCCAACCTTAAACATTCAAGGTCAATACCTAACAGTAACTATGTGAGGTAAATGCCTAACTTTaccattcaaggtcaatgcAGAGCCTTAACTATTCAAGGACAGTGTCTAACCAtaaccattcaaggtcaatgGCTAACCGTAACCATTAAAGGTCAATGCCTAACTAAAACCATTTGAGGTCAATACCTTAACCAGTCAAGGTCATAACTTCCGCCATCACACAATAATTTCACAACTTGTTATCTTTTAGATGTGCCCTTTTGGCGTTCGAGTTGCATTGTAGATGCCAAGATGTtatctctgcttctttctggTTAACTATCTACTGTGAGTCTGAATGTTGTCGGAGTGCAATACATATGCAATTGTTTGCATAGTTTTTTGTGATACAGCATCTCACTCCGATCTCCCGCACCCCAACAGGTGCGTATAGTGTAGTTTGTGCTGTTCACAGTGTTGAACATTTATAAAATTCAACAAATTCAGAGTGTCCCGATCTTTATGGATAAACCAGACTACATTGACGGCAGTTTTCATAGTTCTTTAAGAAGTATCAGTGTGGCTAAGcaagtttatttaaaatgtgggtTACTGTTTGAAATGACTACTCTTCTGTTAAAACGTCTCTGAAACATCATGTTTCTTTCACTTTCAAGTTACTTCAGTGTAAACCCTCTTCCATAAATAATTGGATAATTGTGAAAGGACATTAATATTGGTGAACGTGTTACCATTCCGAGAAGTCTATAAGTTCTTGTGACTTTTCCTAAAGATCCCTGTAGTGTCACTCTGTGCTCCAGCACCATTACTGATGGATACAGCCCACTACACTACTCTTATCTCTTTGATTTGACTCTCCCCAAACAGGAAGCCAGCAAAAGAAGTTAACAGTGTCTCATACCAAAGCACACACAATTAAGACATCAGGGGCCTATCAGATTATCTGGTGTTGTCAGGGTTACGGTGAGACACATGTGGACATGTAAACAGTATTGGTGGAGGATTATGTAACACAACAGGCAGGTTGTGGATTAGTGCAACTTGAAGAAACGGATAGGGATTATTCAGTGAAGCAACTTCACTTTGATGTCACATGAGGGAAACTTGTATGCAGTCATACATCTGGAAGATACTATACATTGCTATGCAAAGTTGTACATGAGTTGAAAAattcaaaaataaactgaattgaattgaattgagtttgCAGTATTTCCAGAGACCTTCTAGGGCTTTCCAGTAATTACAGTGCGTCAAGCCTTTCCTGTCGATGTTTTTCACCCTGGAGAGCTCACATGAAAAGGTGGCATTTGAATGAATGCTAACTCAACAcaaaaatgtataatgtatatctCTGCCCCAAAGGAGAGCTCCTCTGGACGGGCTCAAGTGCCCCTGAAGAGACTGTTGGCTCTGCTGATTAAGGAGTTGAACAGGGCATCTTTTCAACCACATTACACAGCAGCATCAAGTGTCGCattggacaacaacaaaaagcaggaggagaaaaaaaggagagagttGACTGATTAGTATACTTATTGTTGTTCACTAATGTCGTAATTGCTTTTGATTATGTCATTTTGGATATTTAATTCTGAAAGCAACTGCGAGAGGCTGACGAGAGCCCTTTCCAAGAATGCCCCATAGTCCTGTTCATTTAATGACATGCAGAGGCGCACGTCCTTCGAATTCTTTTCATCCCAGTGTTTCCTAAACTCACTGTGGTCAACCTTGCTTTCATGCCTGGCTTCAGTTCAGCCGTTGGGTCAGCGCCTTCTGGTGATGGCAGTAGTGAAGCGTGTAACTGTCAGGGGAGACCCCTCCTTTCTGTCCCCTCCAACCTGCTTATCCCCCATCACCGTACTGTCTTttatctcctccctcttctcttccctccaACTCCTGGCCAGAGGATGCATGGTTCAGTGGGTGCCATCAgtcactccctctctccatcgTCCTTCCCCACCTCTtacctctttccctctccccaGATTTTCCAGACCCCTGCCGCACTAAGCTGAGCTTAAGAGTCAGCTGAGCTGATCAAAGAACCGTAGCCATGTAGTGGCTAACAAGAGGCGAGAGTTCCCAACGACACAGGACCTCCCAGGGGTTTCCACCGACATAGAGCTACTGTAACTAGAACGGACATGGAAGGACCCGGCTGATAGATGCGTTGCATGAGTAGTCGTGTGGTATACTTACACAAATGGCTGTCTGGTTTTCT encodes the following:
- the cldn19 gene encoding claudin-19, giving the protein MANSGLQLLGYFLALGGWIGIISTTALPQWKQSSYAGDAIITAVGLYEGLWMSCASQSTGQVQCKIFDSMLSLDIHIQTCRALMVVSVLLGFISIIVSVVGMKCTKVGDNNPVTKTRIAVAGGALFLLAGLCTLVSVSWYATQVSYQFFNPNTPPNARYEFGSALFVGWAAASLTVLGGSLLCCSCSKEDIRGQQYYRQSQPSTTREPNVKSTPPEKREQYL